One window of Phalacrocorax carbo chromosome 1, bPhaCar2.1, whole genome shotgun sequence genomic DNA carries:
- the NIPA2 gene encoding magnesium transporter NIPA2, with amino-acid sequence MSQTRGRYDFCIGLVLAMSSSIFIGGSFILKKKGLLRLARKGSMRAGQGGHAYLKEWLWWAGLLSMGAGEVANFAAYAFAPATLVTPLGALSVLVSAILSSFFLNEKLNLHGKIGCLLSILGSTVMVIHAPQEEEVETLNEMSHKLGDPGFVVFATLVVIVSLILIFVVGPRHGQTNILVYITICSVIGALSVSCVKGLGITIKELFAGKPVLKHPLSWILLLSLIVCVSTQINYLNRALDIFNTSIVTPIYYVIFTTSVLTCSAILFKEWQHMAADDIIGTFSGFLTIIVGIFLLHAFKDVNFTLANLPLSLRKDDRAANGTLLSTFDCINHDEESSACEIQSTESLSARRNGSLSAF; translated from the exons ATGAGCCAAACTCGTGGGAGATATGACTTCTGTATTGGTCTGGTGTTGGCTATGAGTTCCAGCATTTTCATTGGAGGAAGTTTCatcctgaaaaagaaaggcCTTCTCCGGTTAGCTAGGAAAGGTTCCATGAGAGCAG GTCAAGGTGGTCATGCATATCTTAAGGAGTGGCTGTGGTGGGCTGGACTTCTTTCAA TGGGAGCTGGCGAAGTAGCTAACTTTGCTGCCTATGCTTTTGCACCAGCTACGTTAGTGACTCCTTTAGGAGCTCTCAGTGTTCTTGTAAG tgCCATTCTGTCatccttctttttaaatgaaaaacttaATCTACATGGAAAAATAGGGTGTTTGCTAAGCATACTGGGATCAACTGTGATGGTAATTCACGCTCCACAAGAGGAGGAAGTAGAAACTTTGAATGAAATGTCCCACAAGCTAGGTGATCCAG GTTTTGTGGTCTTCGCAACTCTTGTTGTCATTGTGTCTTTAATTCTAATATTTGTGGTGGGACCTCGCCACGGACAGACCAACATTCTCGTGTACATAACAATTTGCTCTGTAATTGGAGCGTTATCAGTCTCCTGTGTAAAAGGTTTGGGCATCACTATAAAGGAACTTTTTGCAGGAAAACCAGTGCTGAAACATCCCTTGTCTTGGATTCTGCTGCTAAGCCTTATTGTCTGTGTGAGCACGCAGATCAACTATTTAAACAGGGCTCTGGATATATTCAACACTTCGATAGTGACTCCAATATATTACGTAATCTTTACAACATCTGTTTTAACTTGTTCTGCCATCCTCTTCAAGGAATGGCAACACATGGCGGCTGACGACATTATTGGCACCTTCAGTGGCTTCCTGACCATTATTGTGGGGATCTTTTTATTGCATGCCTTCAAAGATGTTAATTTCACCCTAGCAAATCTGCCCCTCTCTTTGCGGAAAGATGACAGAGCAGCAAATGGTACTTTGCTGAGCACGTTCGACTGCATTAATCACGATGAAGAAAGTTCTGCCTGTGAAATACAATCCACTGAGAGCCTCTCGGCCAGGAGAAATGGAAGTCTGTCAGCCTTCTGA